A segment of the uncultured Desulfobulbus sp. genome:
AGGTCTCTGTTGCCGATTTTCGAAAGGCTGCTTCAGGGGAAGATAAAGATGCTATTATCGTCGATGCTCGCACCAAGGCCGAGGTGGCTGAGTTGGGCACCTTTAAAAACACAGTCAATATTCCTTTGGATGAGATCCCCGCTCGTATGCATGAGCTGCCCAAAGACAAGAAAATCTATGTTCACTGTTCAACAGGTGCTCGGGCCGACATGGCCTATAATGAGCTCATCAAAAACGGATACAACGCCAAATTCCTGCTGCTCAACATTAAAGATGCCGCCTGTGACTGCGAGATTATCAGGCCGTAATCAGGGGTAACGAATACAAAAAACGTCCTGTCTGGCAGTGCTGCCGGGCAGGACGTTTTTTTTTGGGGGATTCAGATCGCTTTGACCTCTTCGAGCAGAGCACTCATCTCGTCAATTTTTTGTCTGGCAACAGCCACGGAACCATCCCGGGCATCGGATTCCATAGCCATGGCTATGTCCCGTATTCCCTCCATTCCCAGACTTGCCGAGGCGCCTTTCAGGCTATGTGCAGCACGAACGACACCATCGGTATCCTCGCTGTTGATCGCCTGCTGTAGCTGCTCAAGATCTGCGCTTGCAGAATCTTTAAACAGGATGAGAAGTTCCTCGAGTAATTCTTCATCGCCTGCGGTTTGCTCAAGAGCGAACTCCCTATTCCAGTGTAAATCTGCCATATACGCCTCCAAAAATTATCGGGATATGGATAAATTGTATGCTGCGGTTATCTTCTCTACCAGCGAAAAAACAATTTTTCCTGCACGAAAACAACAAATAACCCCATCTTTAAGTCCAACCAAGGTCGACCCTTGCCCCCCCGGGGTCTCACCACCGTCAAGAATCAGATCGACCTGGCCATCAAACATGTCAAGCACTTCCTGGGCATTGGTGGCTGCGGGTTGGCCAGAAATATTGGCACTGGTCGCGGTAACCGGTGAGTCAAAGCTCTGAAGCAGCTGGTTTGCCAGAGGGTGGGGAGAATGGCGGGCAGCTATCGTCCCTGTTCCCCCGGTTAAACGGGTGGAGCAGATTGGTTTGGCAGGAAAAATAAGACTGAGTGGTCCGGGCCAGAAGTGTTCTATCAGGGGAGAGAAGGAAGGTGGTATTGTCTGAGCTACCAACGCAAGCTGCCGTGGGGATGCAACCAGGAGAAGAATTGGAAGAGCACCCGAACGTTTCTTAAGTTGATAGAGCCGATCAACAGCCCGTTCGTTAAAGGGATCAACCGCCAGACCGTAATAGGTTTCCGTGGGAAAGCCGACCACACCTCCAGCACGCAGTATGGTGGCTGCCTGCTGAAGGGTGGATGCATCAGGGAAAACTATGGAATTCAACCTTGCAGAGCCTTGTTTTTTGCGGCAACCTGCTGTGCCATTTCGTCGGCATGCTCAACGAGTTTTTGCTGCAGGCTGTCATCTGCAAGAGCAAGAATGCGAACGGCAAGCACCGCCGCGTTTTTGGCTCCTGCTTTACCAATGCCCATGGTGGCCACCGGAATACCTGGAGGCATCTGAACGGTTGAAAGCAGGGCATCAAGGCCATTGAGTGAAGAGGCATCCAGTGGAACACCGATCACGGGCACTGTGGTGTGCGCGGCCATAACTCCAGCAAGATGAGCTGCCATGCCAGCACCAGCAATAATGATTTTCAGACCACGTTCTCGGGCAGTGGCTGCATAGTTGGCAGCATGCTCAGGCGTGCGGTGGGCTGAGGTAATCAACATTTCATACCCGACCCCCTTGCCTTTGAGGAAATCGGCGGCTGCCTGCATCACAGGAAGATCAGAGTCACTGCCCATAACAATGCCCACCTGGGGGCTGCTACTTGTGCCGTTGAGGCGAGCCAGAGCACGGTGCCCGATATCGCGGCGGTAGTAACAGCCCTGCCAGGAAATGACAGAGACCGCTTCATATGCCTGGGCAAGGGCCTGTTGAATGTCATCGCCAATGGCAGTGACACCAAGAACGCGACCACCAGCGGTCGCAACCTGACGCCCCTGCATGGCCGTTCCTGCGTGAAATACCTCAACGTTATCAATCTTTGAGGCCTTGATCAAGCCGGCGATCGGGGCCCCTGTGGTGTATTTTCCGGGATAGCCACCAGATGCCATAACCACGCAGACGGTTGGGCGAGGATCAATATCAAGAGTGATCTGATCCAAGGTGCCATTGATGCAGG
Coding sequences within it:
- a CDS encoding Hpt domain-containing protein, which encodes MADLHWNREFALEQTAGDEELLEELLILFKDSASADLEQLQQAINSEDTDGVVRAAHSLKGASASLGMEGIRDIAMAMESDARDGSVAVARQKIDEMSALLEEVKAI
- a CDS encoding L-threonylcarbamoyladenylate synthase produces the protein MNSIVFPDASTLQQAATILRAGGVVGFPTETYYGLAVDPFNERAVDRLYQLKKRSGALPILLLVASPRQLALVAQTIPPSFSPLIEHFWPGPLSLIFPAKPICSTRLTGGTGTIAARHSPHPLANQLLQSFDSPVTATSANISGQPAATNAQEVLDMFDGQVDLILDGGETPGGQGSTLVGLKDGVICCFRAGKIVFSLVEKITAAYNLSISR